CTCGCACTTCGACGAGGAGTTCTCCCTCGAACGCCGGCTCCCCGACATGCTCGCCGACCCCGCCATCCGCCTCAACGAGGGCGGCTGCGACCCGAGAGGTCGCTTCTTCTGCGGCACGATGGCCTACGACGAGGCGCCGGGCGCGGCATCCCTCTATCGCCTGGAGGCCGATGGCTCGACCTCGATCGCACTGACGGGCATCACCATCTCGAACGGCCTGCAATGGAGTCACGATGGTGCACACGCATACTACGTCGACACTCCGACCCGGCGCGTCGACGTGTTCGACTTCGACCCCGTCGACGGTTCGTTTCACGGACGGCGGCCGTTCGTCGAATTCAGCGACGAGGTCGCCGGGGCGCCGGACGGCATGGCGATCGACGCCGAGGGCGGGCTGTGGGTCGCGCTCTGGGGCGGAGGCGCGGTGCGACGCTACGACGCTACCGGAATCCTCAGCGAGATCGTCGAGGTGCCCGGTGTCATGCACACGAGCGCCGCGGCGTTCGGGGGTCCTGCGCTCGACACGCTGTACGTCACGTCGTCACGGCAGCATCTGGCCGACGACGCCGAACCGCAGGCAGGGGCTGTCTTCGCGGTGCGGCCGGGAGTGAGAGGCGCACTTCTCAACGACTACGCCGGCTGACCGGCCGCCGGCGAACCGTCGACGATCCGCGGGATGTCCCACGGGTTCGACTCCTGTAAGGCGGGCGGCAGCAGGGCATCCGGGGTGCCCTGGTACGCGACGGGCCGAAGGAACCGCGCGATCGCGGCCGTGCCGACCGACGTGAAGTGCGGTGCGGTCGTGGCGGGATAGGGTCCGCCGTGCTGTTGCGCGTAGGTCACCGAGACTCCGGTCGGCCACTCGTTCCACAGCACGCGCCCGGCCTTCGCGGCGAGCAGTTCCAGGAGATCGCCGACGTGGTCGTCCTCCTCGCCGTGCACCGTCGCCGTCAGCTGGCCCTGCAGGACGCGTGCCACGGTGCGCAGCTCGTCCTCCGAGGTGTAACGCACGATCAGCGCCGCCGGGCCGAAATGCTCCTCGAGCAGTTCGTCGGCGTGCGCGATGAGCGTCGTCGCGTCCGTGCCGTACACGGTCGGCATCGGCTGGTCGAGGCGATCGAGCGAGCCGGCCAGCAGGTCGACGTCGTCGCGATCCGAAAGAGGAGCCAGCCTCTCGTAGAACCCCTCGCGAATCGCATCCGAAAGCATCGGACCGCCGGCGCTGGCGCGCACCGCATCGACGACGAGTCCGGTCAGGGCCGACGACTCCGGCACCAGCAGCACGCCCGGCTTCGTGCAGAACTGACCGACGCCGAGGCTCATCGACGCAGCGAAGCCGTCGGCGATCTGCTGGGGACGAGTTCCGGCAGCAGCGGCCGTCACGAAGACGGGATTCACGCTGCCCAGCTCGCCGTAGAACGGGATCGGTTCGGGCCGCGAGGCCGCCAGGTCGAACAGGGCACGACCTCCGCCGAGAGACCCGGTGAAGGTCGCGACCGTCAGTCGCGGGTCGAGAACTAGGGTGCGGCCCACCTCGCGTCCTTCCACCAGCGCGAAGACACCTCGGGGAGCCCCGGACTCCGAGAGCGCGGCGTGCAGGTGCCCGGCCACCGCGCGGCTGAGCTCGGGATGCGCCGAATGCGCCTTCACGACGACCGGTGCGCCCGCAGCGATCGCCGCGGCCGTGTCGCCGCCGGCGACCGAGAACGCGAACGGGAAGTTGCTCGCCGCGAAGACCGCTGCAGGGCCCAGGGGGCGGAACACTCGTCGAAGGTCGGGTCGCGCGCCCATCGGCCAATCGGGATCGGCATGGTCGATCGTCGCCTCAAGATAGCGTCCGTCCTCGACCGCCTCGGCGAACAGCCGGAGCTGGAACGTCGTGCGCACCAGCTCGCCTCTGAGGCGGGGGCCCGTCAGGTGACTCTCGCGCATCGCGAGCTCGACGATCGCCTCCGAGTCGGCGTCCAGCCGGTCGGCGATCGCCCGCAGCCACCCGGCGCGCTCCCCCGGTGACGAGACGGCGAGCAGGGGAGCTGCCGCTGCAGCATCCGTCATCGCCGTCTCGAGGTCGGTGGTGGTCTGGTCCGCCGATGTCACTGTCTTGCTCCTTCGTGTCGGCCCACTTCAACGACTGGGTTCGACAGACGTCCGATGCCGGAGATGTCGACCACGACCTCGTCGCCGGGCAGCAGCGTGAAATCCGCCTCGGGCACGACGCCGGTGCCCGTCAGCATGATCACCCCGTCGGGGAAGTCGAGTCCCTGGTAGAGCCAGTCCGCGAGGTCGTCGAGGCGCCTGGCCATCTGGCCGGTCGAAGCGGCGCCCGCGAACTCCAGCCCACCGTCGCGCCGGATCTCCAGGCCGATCTCGAAGGGACCCTTGACCGTCCACGCCGGGACGATCTCGGGGCCGAGCCCGCACGATGCGGTGTAAATCTTCGCCTGCGGCAGGTAGAGGAGGTTCTCCCCTTCGATCGACCGACTCGACGCATCATCTCCGGGGACATAGCCGAACAACCCGCCGTCGGCATCGAGGACGATCCCGAGTTCCGGCTCGGGAACGTTCCAGGCCGAGTCTGCGCGGATGCCGATCGGCGCGCCAGGCCCGATCGCCCGCGCTCCCGTCGACTTGAAGAAGAGCTCGGGACGCTCGGCCACGTAGACACGGTCGTACGGCGTTCCATCGCTCGCCTCCTCGATGCGACCGTCGCGACTGCGCAGGTAGGTGACACCCGCTGCCCACACTTCCTGCTGGGGGTCGATCGGAGCGAGCAGACGCTCCGGCGTGAGCCCCCCGCCGCGCGCGGCGTCGACCGCCGATCGGGCCTCGTGCGCAGGTAGCCTGAGCAACTCGGATAGGCTCATGCCGAGCGGCGAATAGTCGTCGCCGCGTCGCACGGCCCACACGGCCCGCCCATCGACCTGCGCCCGCACCAGCCCGAGCTCGGGCCGCGCCTGTGACGCTTCGTTCCCGCTCAATGCGACTCCCTCGTGACGACGGAGCCGCTGGAGCCGACCAGGAAGTCGAGGTCGGCGCCCGTGTCGGCGCCCTGCACGTGATCGATGTACAGCTTCTGCCACCCGCGGTCCGCGTTCGCGAAGCCGTCGACCTCGCGTTGCGCAGCCCGGCGGCCCGCCAGCTCGGCCTCGCCGACCAGCAGTTCGAGACGCCGTGCCGGGACATCCAGTGAGATAAGGTCACCGTCCTGTACCAGGGCGAGAGGACCGCCCGCGGCGGCCTCCGGGGCGACGTGCAGCACGACCGTGCCGTATGCCGTTCCCGACATGCGACCATCGCAGATCCTGACCACGTCACGGATGCCCTGCTTCAGCAGCTTCTTCGGCAGAGGCATGTTCGCGACCTCCGGCATGCCCGGGTATCCTTTGGGGCCACAGCCGCGCAGGACGAGCACCGAGTCGGCGTCGACGTCGAGGTCGGGGTCGTCGAGTCGCGCGTGCGCATCCTCGATGGAATCGAACACGACCGCGCGTCCCGTGTGCACGAGGAGCTCCGGGGTCGCTGCGGCCGGCTTGATGATCGCGCCCCGCGGTGCCAGGTTGCCCTGGAGCACTACGATGCCCGCGTCTACCTGGAGCGGATTGTCACGAAGGGTGATCACATCGCGGTCCCATACCTGGTGGCTGCCGAGATACTCGGTGAGCGGCTTGCCGGTCACCGTCGTCGCCGCGGGGTCGAGCAGGTCCTGCAGCTGATCGAGCACGGCGAGGAACCCGCCCGCACGGAACAGGTCCTCCATCAGGTAGTGACCGGCTGGCTGCAGGTTTACCAGCAGCGGTACCTGCGCTCCGATGCGATCGAAGTCGTCGAGGGTGAGGTCGATGCCCAGCCGCCCGGCGATCGCCAGCAGGTGCACGACCGCGTTGGTCGAGCCTCCGATCGCCGCGAGCGCGACGATCGCATTATGGAAGGACTCCTTGGTGATCACCTGAGAGATGCGGCGGTCCTCCAGCGCGAGCTCGACGGCGAGTCTGCCGCTCGCGTGAGCCGCCTCGAGCAGTCTGCTGTCAGCGGCCGGGGTGCCGGCGACCCCAGGGATCGTCATGCCGAGCGCCTCCGCCATCAGCCCCATGGTCGAAGCCGTGCCCATCGTGTTGCAGTGACCTTTGCTGCGGATCATCTCTTTGTCGGTCGCCTCGAACTCGGCTTCGGACAGGGCTCCCGCGCGCACTTCCTCGGAGAGCTTCCACACACCGGTGCCGCAGCCCATCCGCTCGCCCCGGAAGTAGCCGTTCAACATCGGCCCACCCGGAACCACGACGGCGGGCAGGTCGACCGAGGCGGCGCCCATGAGCAGCGCCGGAATGGTCTTGTCGCATCCGCCGAGCAGCACGACGGCGTCTATCGGATTGGCTCGAAGCATCTCCTCCGTCGCCATCGCCGCCATGTTGCGCCACAGCATCGCCGTCGGTCGCACGAGCGTCTCGCCGAGCGAGACCATCGGCAGGTTCAGGGGGACGCCGCCGGCCTCCCACACTCCGTGCTTGACGTGTTGCGCGACCTCGTCGAGGTGCATGTTGCAGGGGGTTAGATCGCTCGCGGTGTTCGCGATCGCGATCTGCGGCCGCCCGTCGAATGCGTGATCGGGCGTCCCCCGGCGCATCCATGCCCGGTGGATATAAGGGTCGCGGCCTTCGCCGCCGTACCACTCCTGTGAGCGGACCATCCGTAGGTTCTCCTTCAGGTTGACGTGCCGCTAGGGCACGAGGATTCCGCGCCCAACCGCGCCGACGGTGAGGCCACGATACGCCTCCGCGAATCGGTCGAGCGGCAGGCGATCGCCGATGAGTCGGTCGATGGGCAGCTTGCCTGCGAGATACAGCGAAAAGATGCGTAAAAGGTCGAGCGGCGGGTTGCTCGACCCGTAGAGCGAACCGACGATCCGCTTCTGCCGTTGCACGAGCAGATTGACCGGAACGGCGAACGTCGCGTCGGCGCGAGCAAGTCCGACCGCGACGAGCGTGCCGCCCGGAGCGACGCAGGCGAGCGCTTGTTTCAGCGTCTGCGGTCGTCCAATCGCCTCGATCGCCCACGGGACACCGGCACCACCGGTGATCTCGAGAACCCTCGCCTCCACATCCTCATCGGCTGCGTTGATCGTGTGCGTCGCGCCCAGTTCGCGGGCGAGGTCGAGTTTCGCGTCGTCGACGTCGACGACGATCAGCGGATGCGCGCCCACGAGAGCAGCGCCCATCACGCTCGATAGACCAACACCACCGGCGCCCAGCACGAGCAGAGGTCGGCCGGCCGCTTCGCTCACCTCGTGGAAGACCGCCCCGACTCCCGTGATCACCGCGCACGCCGAGATCGCCGCCACCTCCGGTGGCACGCCGTCGGGGACCGGCACCGCCGCGTTCTCGTTCACCACGACGCGGTCGGCGAAGCACGAGACACCCATCAGGTGGTGGAGCTCGCCACCGTCGGGAAGCGACAGGCGCGAGGTGCCGTCGTGCAGGCCGCCGGTCCTGGCCTGCACGGGTCCGAGTTCGCACAGCACCGGGTTGCCTGCAACGCAGGCCGCGCACCGGCCGCACCGTGGTCGCCACAGGAGAGCGACCCGATCGCCCACGTGGATGCGACCGGCCGCTCCGGGACCAACCTCCTCGACGATGCCCGCGCCTTCGTGCCCGAGCACGAGCGGCAGAGGTGCCGTTAGGTCACCGGTCATGTAGTGGTAGTCGCTGTGACAGACCCCGGCTGCCTCGATGCGAACCCGCAGTTCGCCCGTTCGGGGCGCCGACAGTTCGACCTCTTCGATCCGGGGCGCATCCCCGGCCGACCGGAGGACTACAGCCCGCACGACGCTACGCCTGCCCGGCCGACGCCGCAGGCACCGCCTGTGCGCCCTGGCCGGAGACGAGCTGGTCGCGCAGGCTCTCACGCACCACGCAGTTCTCGAACGAGAACGAGTCGGCGAGGGCGTCGAGATCGTCGTCGGTCAGTTCCCGGAACAGTTCGGCGTAGTCGTCGGCGAGCGGCTGGGCGAAGAGCAGGTTGTTCAGCAGGGTTGCGACCGTGTCGAAACGTCCCCACGGGTACGGGGTCCACGCGGGGAACTCACGGGCCATCAACTCCTGCACGGCCTCGCTAACCTCGCGCACGCCCTCGCCGCCCAGGCGGTCGCTGCCCCACTGGTCGGCTGCGAGCCGGTTCTTCTTCGCGACGAAGCCGTCGAACCGGCGACGGTAGGGGGATTCCGCCGCGACGTTGACGAGGCCCTGACGGCCGAGGTCCTTGTACATCCAGCTCGTCCAGCTGACGTCAAATTCGCGGTAGAGCTCGAGCTGGTCTTCCAGGATCTGCCGACGCATCGCATCCGTGCGTTCGTCGCCCGTGTAGATCGGCGCGAACTCGCCGACGAAGATGGGCGTGCTCGTGTCACGTGCGTACTCGGAGCGCTGAAGGAACTTCTGCCGGGCGTACTCCTTGTCGATGTACGTGCCGTCGGTGAGGCCGGGGTAGTCTCCCCCGCGGCCGAGACCGGCTGCGACGTAGTCGTGCAGTGAGTAGACTGTGTTCGGCCACGGCTCGGCGTCGAACATGTCGAACTCGGTCGAATAAGTGTTGCCGTCGAGGTAGATGGTGTGCTCGGCGTCGATCGCGCGCACTGCCTCGTAGAGCCGACGGTAGAGCGCGCCAACAACCGCGCGCGACTCATCGGCCGGCTCGTTCATCAGATTGTAGCCGGCGACCCAGGTGTTGTCCTTGTAGTGCTCGGCGATCGCCTTCCAGATATTCTCGACGCGGTCCTGAAAGTGCGGGTGCTGCCAGAGGTGAGGCTCGTGCGTCGAGTTGTCGGAGTGCCAGTGATGGTTCTGGCTGCCGGGCAGTGCGTGGAGGTCGATGACCGAGTAGATCCCGTGCCGGCCCGACGCCTCGATCGCACGGTCCAGGTGGTCGAACGCGGTCGGCAGGATTGTGAATGGGTCTGCATCTGACTCAAAGTGCCGGTAGTTGACTGGGATGCGCACGATCGTCATGCCGAGCGAGCCGAGGAATTCGGCATCCGCCTCGCCGTAGAACGCGGTCAGGAGCCGCTCGAAGAAGCGCTCGGCTCGGTCGGCGCCGATCGCGCCGGCGACCTTCATGCGCATGAGCGTCTCGCTCGCCGAGTAGCCCGTGATGAAGTTTTCCATGTTGAGCCACCCGCCGATGCACACCCCGGTGAAGCGAATAGGACGGCTCCAGCCGTCGAGGAACTGAGATCCGTCGGTGTGGACGAACCCAGGCGGAAGCTTTTCTACCATCTTGTCTGACCTCACTGTCACGAAACATTTCTCTAAATTTACGACTATTTTCGTCGCAATCTCAGGTTAGGGAAGGTCGTGCGCCATGTCAAGCCGGGAATGAAGCCAGTATTCGGTGATGCTATCTACTGATAGCCGGCGTTACTACCTACGAGTAGTCGGCATGACTGAATAGCAAAAGGGGTCGAGATGGCCAAACAGACGACCGAGATGCGCAAGCGCACCCTCGAAGGCATCGTGCTCGCAAGCCTCGCCACAGAGCTGGCACAAGGCAACGAGATCACGCCGCGGTTACGAGACGAGGGTCTCGCCGATATCGTCGAAGGAACCGGGTACGCGCTGCTGGTCCGAGTTGAGCAGCGCGGCCTCATCGACGCGACGAGGGCCCCTCCGCGAGGGGTCCGCCGCCGCAGGGCCTACTGGCTGAACGCATCGGCAGCGACTGCCTCGACGAGTTACGGAAATCCTGAAGCTTCCTGGCCGGGCGGATCGAACGCCTGCACCACCACTTCGAACACGCGCAAGGACAACGAGTGTATCCATGGCCGCAAAGTGGATGGACCCCCTCACCGGGTCGCTCGACCAGAAGAAGCAGTACAATCAAGGCAAGGTGCGAATCGAGGCACTACCCGAACCGTGCGCCACCTCCGCGAAGACGATGCGCCGGTTCTTCACTCACCAGTACTACAGTCGCGTTTTGGGCGTGTGTAGTTGTTCCTAATACGTGGTGTCGTTTCGCGGTTTGCTGGTGTTGTCGGCGCCAGCGTGACCGGTTCAGGACGTGTTCGGGGTTCGGCGGTGTGGCCAGGACCAGGTGGACAATGAGGTGTCTGATCTTGGGCAGGCCCAACGTGATCAGGTTGGATCCGCCTGGATTTGGTCCCTCTTTTTTGACCGGGTCACGCTCGGGAACGCGTGCGCGAGCATGGACAGGGTGATGTGCCGGTACCAGCCGACCCCACGATCACCCTGCGCGGCATCCACGCCGCTATCGTCACCGCGCTCGGCGGGAGCGCCTCGTTCTAGTTCGGTGCCCTGGCCCCAAACCGCCTCGCTCCTGGCCGGGGAACTGGACGAACGCGCCCGCCTGCCCGTGATCGTCATCGACGAAGCTCATCCGATGGCCAACACCGACCTGGAATCCCTCCGCATGCTCACCAAGGCCGGAATGGACACCGAATCCCACTTCGCAATGCTCGTGATCGGCCAACCGACCCTGCGCCGCCGTCTGAAGGTTGGCGCCCCGGCGGCCCCGGACCGTTCACCCTCAAGCTGCCGAACCTCTGGCACCTGGCGACGGATGTCTCGGGTCGCCTCACCGACGGATCGAGCGCTCTCGACCTGGTCGCTGCGCTGCACCCGACGGCGGCTGTCGCCGGCAGCCCAACGGATGCCGCGCTCGCGCTCATCGACGAACTCGAACCGTTCGACCGTGGCCGTTACGCCGGCCCGGTCGGCTGGATCGGCGCGGATGGTGACGGCGAATGGGCGATCGCGCTGCGCGGTGCCCAGGTCGAGGCCAACGGCGACATCACCGCCTACGCCGGCTGCGGCATCGTCGCCGGTTCCGACCCCGATCGCGAGTTGGCGGAGACGAAGATGAAGTTCCGCCCCGTCAAAGAGGCGTTCGGGTAAACCTCTCGTTGGTCGAGTAGCGAGCGCTGAAGATGGTGGTCGAGTAGCGAGCGCTAGCGAGCGTATCGAGACCCGTATCGAGACCCGTATCGACCTGCGGAGCGCGTCTACGACGCCGCGAGACGCGCCTTCTCTACCTCGACGTCGAAGTCGGCAGCAGGCCAGGTCAGGTTCATGCGCGCGAGCGCATCGATCAGCAGTTGCTGCACGACCAGGCGGGCGTACCACTTCTTGTCGGCCGGCACCACATGCCAGGGTGCGGTCGGCGTCGAGGTGCGATCGATCGCAATCTGGTAGGCGGCCTGGTAGTCGTCCCACAGCATCCGCTCGTCGACATCGCCCGGGTTGTACTTCCAATATTTGTCAGGTCGGGCTAGTCGTTCGCCCAGCCGCTGCTTCTGCTCGGCCTTGCCCAAGTGCAGCATCACCTTGAGCACGACGGTGCCGTTGGCGGTCAGCTCCTGCTCGAACGCGTTGATCGCACCGTAGCGGCGCTCGATCTCCTCGGGTGCGGCCAGGTTGCGCACCCGGCCGATGAGCACGTCTTCGTAGTGCGACCGATCGAACACGCCGAGCATGCCGGCGCCGGGCACGTGCTTGCGAACCCGCCAGAGGAAGTCATGGGCGAGCTCCTCGGCCGTCGGCTTCTTGAAGGCCGTGTAGTGCACGCCCATCGGGTTGACGACGCCGACCACGTGCCCGACGATGCCGCCCTTGCCCGCGGAATCCATCGCCTGCAAGACCAGCAACACAGATCGCGTGTCGCCGGCGGTGCTCGACGCGAACAGGCGCTCCTGCAATTCGGCAAGCCGAATGGATGCCGCCGCCAGCGCGCGCGCACCGTCGCTCTTGTCACCGTCGAAACCGGGTTGCGCGTTCGTGTCTTGTTCGGCGAGCGAGAAGCCGGGGCCGGCTCGCAACGCATCCGCTGCATCCATGGTCCAGTTGCCGTGCTGCCGCGTTGCAGTTTTCGCCATCACAGTGCTCCCCTTGACATAACGGTGCTCCCCTTGATCGGTTGCACCATTCTGTCAGCAGATGGCCTGTCGGCGGTCACACCGCGTCAGCGCGGCAGCGGAACTTCCAGGATGCTCGGCCCCTCGATCGGTGCGGACAACGCCTGGTCGAGCTTGCCGTGCGTGCTCGCCCGCGCGTAGGCCCATCCGTACGCCTTCGCCAGCGCCTCGATGTCGACTTGCTGGGGAGTGAGCAGCACGCGCTCCATCGCCTCCGCCGGTGCACTCCAGGCGACCTCGAGGGCATCGAAGATCGTGCCGCCACCGTCGTTGCCGACGATCACCTGGATGCGCGGGCGTGACTCACCGACGCCGAACGCGAGTGCCCCGACGTCGTGCAGTAGGGCGAGGTCCCCCAGCAGCACACGCGTGACGCCGGCCGAGTCGTCCGCTTCGTGCGCGAGAGCGATGCCGACGGCGGTGGCGATGGTGCCGTCAATGCCGGCCAACCCCCGGTTCGCATGAACCCGGATGTTCTTGCCCGGCACACTGCGATCCGCCTCCCGAATCAAACGGGACGCACCGAAGACGAGCCGGTCATGCGGCCAGGTGAAGCGCCACAGCGCCTCTGTGAGCATCCGCCGCGTGACCGGCGCCTGCACAGCGGCCATTTCGCTCCGGGCATAGCTGATGCGATCAGCAGGGCTGCTCGAACGGCCCGCTTCGACATCCGGGGCAGCGTGGGTAGCATCGCCGACAAGTGCGGCCTCGCCGAGCCTTCTGCTTGCGACGACCCACCGGCCGACCCATTCCCGCGCCGCACGTACAGATGGGTCGATGCCCTCGTCGAGCGTGACCGCGGCGACGGCACGTGCCCGGCGGCCCGGGTTGTAGAACTCGTCGCCGTGCGGCGCCACCACAATGGACTCGACGTCACCGCGCGTGAGCAGCGCTGGTATCTCGCGGCTGAGCGTCGGATGCCCGAACACGATCGCGCGCTCGACCCGCCCGCCGAATTCGGGCTCGTTCAGCAGTTCACGGTATGCGACCACGAGATTCGGGCCGAAGCGGGAGCCGCTCGTGATCTCCGCAAGCAGCGGCCAACCGCCGGCATGGGCGAGGGCTTCTGCTTCCGGGCCGGCACCGTGGCCCGCGATGACGACGGTGTGGGGGCCTGCGGCGAGTGTGACGGTCTCGCGCGCGGATGCGGTCCGGGCGAGCGGGGTCTGTGCGGGCGAGGTCTCGGCCGGCGGGGTCTCGATACGCTCGTTCCTCGCTACTCGACCAGCAAGTGCGGGCGGGGTCCGGGCGAGCGAGGTCTCGGCGGGCGAGGTCTCGATACACTCGTTCCTCGCTACTCGACCAGCGAGGAGGGGCGACAGGTCGGGCACGGGCGCGGACAGGGGCTCACGGAACGCGATGTTGAGGTGCACAGGGCCGGACGCGGCAGCTCCCACGCCCAGCGCAGCCGACCAGGCACGCCCGGCGAGTGTGGCCGCAGCATCCGTTTCGCCGGCTTCACCGGTCGGCGCAGGCACGTCACACGCAAGCCGCAGGGCACCCCCGTACAACCCGGCCTGCCTGGTCGTCTGGTTCGCTCGGATGCCGCGTAGCTCGGCTGGCCGGTCGGCCGTCAGCACGATCATCGGCACGCCGGAGTGATGGGCTTCGAGCACAGCGGGATGCAAGTTCGCCGTCGCCGTGCCGCTGGTTGTGACAACAACGGCGGGCAGCCCGGATTCCACTGCCAGCCCTAGCGCCAGAAAACCGCCGACACGTTCGTCGATGCGCACGTGCAAGCGCACCGCATCGACCCGCTCCAACTCAGCGGCGACGAGGGCAAGCGCCTGCGAGCGCGATCCCGGGCTCAGCACGATGTGCCGAACACCGAGCCGCACCAGAGCACTCAGGAGCGCGATCGAGTAATCGCTGGCCGCGCTGACGCCGAGCGTCGCGCTTACACGGTGCGTCTCACCGACATCCTGGGTCTCACTGACGCCCTGCGTCGCAGGACCCTCAGGCATCCCGTCGGCCGGGCTGGTCGGACTCGCCGTTCTTCTTATTGGTCTCGTCGAGTTCGGCGAGATCCTTCTCCATCTGGCGGATGCGTTCCTCTTGCTCGCGAGACCGCTTCGGATTCTTCACCGATGCCTTGCCCAGCCCTCTCAGGAATTCCGGATCGTCATCGGGTGCAACGGAACGCATGTTCGTTGCGGCATTGCGCCGGCCGCGACCGATCAGGAACCACAGCGCACTGCCGATCAGTGGGAACAAGATGACCACGAAGATCCACGCCCATTTGGGCAATCCGCGGGTGCGCGCCCGGTCGAAGAGCGCACAGTCCACAATCGTGTAGATGTACACGAGTGCGACCGCTACGGCAAGCGGCACTGCCAGTCGGACCATACCTCAATCGTAGCCCTTGGCGACTCCACGGTTTCCCGAAGGTTACTGTCCGTACACTGTGTGTGTGAATGCCATTCCGCACTGGGTTACCTACACGGCACTGCGTCTGCTCTTGATCATCGTGCCGCTGGTCATTCTGATGGTGCTCGGGTTGCCGTGGTGGCTGTCCGCAATCATCGCCGCGGTCGTCGGACTGTGCCTGTCCTACTTGTTGCTGGCGGGGCCGCGGCACGGCCTTGCGCGTGATCTGGATGCTGCGCGCAAGAGCGCAAAGCCGAAAGCGTCGGCGAGGAAGCGCATCCGTGAAGACGATGATGTCGAGGATCACCTCATCGACGACGCTGTCGCGGCGGAAGAGTCGGCGTCGGCATCCACGTCAGAACGCGAAAGCGGCGCCGAGCGCAATTCCGTAGACAAGACCGACGATCCCGGTCAGCTGCAGCACTAGGATCAGTTCTTTCGCGGTCTTCGCCGTCACCGCGATCAGACATGCCGGCAGTGCGACCAGCATGCCGAAGAGGCCGAGCCAGCCGAGCGGGTACGCCAGGCTGAGCAGCGCGAGAATCGCGTATGGCAGCAACAGGAACACGCAATACAACACGACGGATGCTGTACGCCCGATCAGCACCGTCAGGGTGCGCTTGCCTGCCAGCTTGTCTTCGTCGATGTCCCGGATGTTGTTGATGAGCAACGCTGCGACTGCGATGAGGCCGATCGCGACACCGCCGAACCAGGCCTCCTGCGTGAC
The Rathayibacter sp. SW19 DNA segment above includes these coding regions:
- a CDS encoding PadR family transcriptional regulator, encoding MAKQTTEMRKRTLEGIVLASLATELAQGNEITPRLRDEGLADIVEGTGYALLVRVEQRGLIDATRAPPRGVRRRRAYWLNASAATASTSYGNPEASWPGGSNACTTTSNTRKDNECIHGRKVDGPPHRVARPEEAVQSRQGANRGTTRTVRHLREDDAPVLHSPVLQSRFGRV
- a CDS encoding fumarylacetoacetate hydrolase family protein, with translation MSGNEASQARPELGLVRAQVDGRAVWAVRRGDDYSPLGMSLSELLRLPAHEARSAVDAARGGGLTPERLLAPIDPQQEVWAAGVTYLRSRDGRIEEASDGTPYDRVYVAERPELFFKSTGARAIGPGAPIGIRADSAWNVPEPELGIVLDADGGLFGYVPGDDASSRSIEGENLLYLPQAKIYTASCGLGPEIVPAWTVKGPFEIGLEIRRDGGLEFAGAASTGQMARRLDDLADWLYQGLDFPDGVIMLTGTGVVPEADFTLLPGDEVVVDISGIGRLSNPVVEVGRHEGARQ
- a CDS encoding SMP-30/gluconolactonase/LRE family protein, encoding MRAEQITPPVTWHGEGPFWDRVGQRMLVVDMLAGAVVDLTSQPQPVRHDVGSPVAAVIRRRAASGFIVATEHGFSHFDEEFSLERRLPDMLADPAIRLNEGGCDPRGRFFCGTMAYDEAPGAASLYRLEADGSTSIALTGITISNGLQWSHDGAHAYYVDTPTRRVDVFDFDPVDGSFHGRRPFVEFSDEVAGAPDGMAIDAEGGLWVALWGGGAVRRYDATGILSEIVEVPGVMHTSAAAFGGPALDTLYVTSSRQHLADDAEPQAGAVFAVRPGVRGALLNDYAG
- a CDS encoding aldehyde dehydrogenase (NADP(+)), translating into MTSADQTTTDLETAMTDAAAAAPLLAVSSPGERAGWLRAIADRLDADSEAIVELAMRESHLTGPRLRGELVRTTFQLRLFAEAVEDGRYLEATIDHADPDWPMGARPDLRRVFRPLGPAAVFAASNFPFAFSVAGGDTAAAIAAGAPVVVKAHSAHPELSRAVAGHLHAALSESGAPRGVFALVEGREVGRTLVLDPRLTVATFTGSLGGGRALFDLAASRPEPIPFYGELGSVNPVFVTAAAAGTRPQQIADGFAASMSLGVGQFCTKPGVLLVPESSALTGLVVDAVRASAGGPMLSDAIREGFYERLAPLSDRDDVDLLAGSLDRLDQPMPTVYGTDATTLIAHADELLEEHFGPAALIVRYTSEDELRTVARVLQGQLTATVHGEEDDHVGDLLELLAAKAGRVLWNEWPTGVSVTYAQQHGGPYPATTAPHFTSVGTAAIARFLRPVAYQGTPDALLPPALQESNPWDIPRIVDGSPAAGQPA
- a CDS encoding zinc-binding dehydrogenase encodes the protein MRAVVLRSAGDAPRIEEVELSAPRTGELRVRIEAAGVCHSDYHYMTGDLTAPLPLVLGHEGAGIVEEVGPGAAGRIHVGDRVALLWRPRCGRCAACVAGNPVLCELGPVQARTGGLHDGTSRLSLPDGGELHHLMGVSCFADRVVVNENAAVPVPDGVPPEVAAISACAVITGVGAVFHEVSEAAGRPLLVLGAGGVGLSSVMGAALVGAHPLIVVDVDDAKLDLARELGATHTINAADEDVEARVLEITGGAGVPWAIEAIGRPQTLKQALACVAPGGTLVAVGLARADATFAVPVNLLVQRQKRIVGSLYGSSNPPLDLLRIFSLYLAGKLPIDRLIGDRLPLDRFAEAYRGLTVGAVGRGILVP
- a CDS encoding glycoside hydrolase family 5 protein, whose product is MVEKLPPGFVHTDGSQFLDGWSRPIRFTGVCIGGWLNMENFITGYSASETLMRMKVAGAIGADRAERFFERLLTAFYGEADAEFLGSLGMTIVRIPVNYRHFESDADPFTILPTAFDHLDRAIEASGRHGIYSVIDLHALPGSQNHHWHSDNSTHEPHLWQHPHFQDRVENIWKAIAEHYKDNTWVAGYNLMNEPADESRAVVGALYRRLYEAVRAIDAEHTIYLDGNTYSTEFDMFDAEPWPNTVYSLHDYVAAGLGRGGDYPGLTDGTYIDKEYARQKFLQRSEYARDTSTPIFVGEFAPIYTGDERTDAMRRQILEDQLELYREFDVSWTSWMYKDLGRQGLVNVAAESPYRRRFDGFVAKKNRLAADQWGSDRLGGEGVREVSEAVQELMAREFPAWTPYPWGRFDTVATLLNNLLFAQPLADDYAELFRELTDDDLDALADSFSFENCVVRESLRDQLVSGQGAQAVPAASAGQA
- a CDS encoding IlvD/Edd family dehydratase: MVRSQEWYGGEGRDPYIHRAWMRRGTPDHAFDGRPQIAIANTASDLTPCNMHLDEVAQHVKHGVWEAGGVPLNLPMVSLGETLVRPTAMLWRNMAAMATEEMLRANPIDAVVLLGGCDKTIPALLMGAASVDLPAVVVPGGPMLNGYFRGERMGCGTGVWKLSEEVRAGALSEAEFEATDKEMIRSKGHCNTMGTASTMGLMAEALGMTIPGVAGTPAADSRLLEAAHASGRLAVELALEDRRISQVITKESFHNAIVALAAIGGSTNAVVHLLAIAGRLGIDLTLDDFDRIGAQVPLLVNLQPAGHYLMEDLFRAGGFLAVLDQLQDLLDPAATTVTGKPLTEYLGSHQVWDRDVITLRDNPLQVDAGIVVLQGNLAPRGAIIKPAAATPELLVHTGRAVVFDSIEDAHARLDDPDLDVDADSVLVLRGCGPKGYPGMPEVANMPLPKKLLKQGIRDVVRICDGRMSGTAYGTVVLHVAPEAAAGGPLALVQDGDLISLDVPARRLELLVGEAELAGRRAAQREVDGFANADRGWQKLYIDHVQGADTGADLDFLVGSSGSVVTRESH